A DNA window from Paralichthys olivaceus isolate ysfri-2021 chromosome 11, ASM2471397v2, whole genome shotgun sequence contains the following coding sequences:
- the LOC109639350 gene encoding A disintegrin and metalloproteinase with thrombospondin motifs 15-like, whose protein sequence is MASLIHCLIVFIHSFLYLKQTCCMEVDFFTPERVDLQDDEKHLQMNERQSVFRLTAFKQEFYLRLAPDSSFLAPGTLVPERGPLAPNASEAADLRECFYSGDVNRDPDSFAAVSLCKGLHGGFSYRGMEYFISLHRAEDAAAASGYRNYFDRTHVIRRRRRTDAHSSGNFTSRCGVTPDPSFTVSLEKYKHVGEPDNDDFTETVLKTLGRSKRFASIPRFVEVLVVADESMAKFHGDDLKHYLLTLMSVAARLYKHPSIFNSINIVVVGFMVINEANKGPKVSSNAALTLRNFCSWQKKLNKHNDKHPDYWDTAILFTKQDLCGATTCDTLGMADVGTMCDPKRSCSVIEDDGLPSAFTTAHELGHVFNMPHDNVKACEEVFGKLKDNHMMSPTLIQIDRSRPWSVCSAAIITEFLDRGHGDCLLDQPQRQLSLPDNLPGSSYSLHRQCELAFGPASKPCPYMQPCSKLWCTGKARGQLVCQTRHFPWADGTSCGNGKVCYRGACADKNATMHIKVDGRWGKWGAYGDCSRSCGGGVQLAKRECNNPVPENGGKYCYGLRIKYRSCNLNLCPETGKSFREEQCEAFNGLNLNTNRLGSSVVWVPKYSGISPKDKCKLICRANGTGYFYVLAPKVVDGTPCSPDTSAVCVQGKCIKAGCDGKLDSNQKFDKCGMCGGDNQGCKKVSGLFTKPVHGYNFVVMLPAGASNIDIRQRGYRGMVSDENYLAVKNQRGTYLLNGNYVVSAVERDLLVKGSLLRYSGTSTSIEILRATRPLQEPLTVEVLSVGKMTPPRVRYSFYVSKESKEEKTLQKEERSHKTHNSVLMDSNKVEVKKQAMGKRPVSHWVTGNWDICTVTCGNGFQKRLVQCQSVEGRPAVDCDSTDKPVAMRPCGDPCPMWDVGTWSHCSKSCGRGFKRRLVHCITETGMNLPREHCSGRRKPQELDLCNLKPC, encoded by the exons ATGGCTTCACTCATTCACTGTCTGATTGTTTTTATACattcttttttgtatttgaagCAAACATGTTGCATGGAGGTAGATTTCTTCACACCCGAACGCGTGGATCTCCAAGATGATGAGAAGCATCTGCAGATGAATGAAAGACAGAGTGTTTTTCGATTAACTGCTTTCAAACAGGAATTTTACCTCAGACTCGCACCGGATTCTAGTTTTCTTGCTCCGGGCACCTTGGTCCCTGAGAGGGGCCCTTTGGCACCTAACGCGTCTGAAGCGGCAGACCTCAGGGAATGTTTCTACTCAGGTGATGTCAACAGAGATCCGGACTCATTTGCCGCTGTCAGCCTGTGCAAAGGTCTCCACGGAGGGTTCTCCTACAGGGGAATGGAGTATTTCATCAGCCTACACAGAGCTGAAGACGCAGCAGCCGCGTCTGGATACAGAAACTATTTCGACAGGACGCATGTCATCCGTCGCAGGAGACGCACTGATGCGCACTCGAGCGGCAACTTCACCAGCAGGTGTGGAGTTACACCTGATCCCAGCTTCACCGTCTCCCTGGAGAAATACAAGCATGTGGGCGAACCGGATAATGATGACTTCACTGAAACTGTGTTGAAAACCTTAGGCAGGTCAAAAAGGTTCGCCTCCATCCCCAGGTTTGTGGAGGTGCTGGTGGTGGCAGATGAATCCATGGCTAAATTTCACGGGGATGACCTGAAGCATTATCTCCTGACCCTGATGTCGGTAGCAGCCAGGCTTTACAAACACCCCAGCATCTTCAACTCCATAAACATAGTGGTGGTGGGCTTCATGGTGATAAATGAGGCCAACAAGGGACCGAAGGTTTCCAGTAATGCAGCCCTGACTCTGCGCAACTTCTGCTCCTGGCAGAAGAAGTTGAATAAACACAACGACAAGCACCCTGACTACTGGGACACTGCCATACTGTTCACCAAACAG GATCTCTGTGGGGCCACAACCTGCGACACACTGGGGATGGCTGACGTCGGGACCATGTGTGACCCGAAGAGGAGCTGCTCTGTCATCGAGGATGACGGCCTTCCCTCGGCTTTCACCACTGCCCACGAACTAG GCCACGTCTTCAACATGCCCCACGACAATGTGAAGGCATGCGAGGAGGTATTCGGGAAACTGAAGGACAACCACATGATGTCTCCCACGCTGATTCAGATTGACAGGAGCCGACCCTGGTCTGTTTGCAGCGCAGCCATCATTACTGAGTTCCTGGACAGAGGTCATG GGGACTGTCTGCTGGACCAGCCTCAGAGGCAGCTGTCTCTCCCGGACAACCTGCCTGGCTCCAGCTACAGCCTGCACCGCCAGTGTGAGCTCGCCTTTGGACCCGCCTCAAAACCCTGCCCATACATGCAGCCCTGCTCCAAACTGTGGTGCACTGGGAAGGCCCGGGGACAGCTGGTCTGTCAAACCCGACACTTTCCCTGGGCGGACGGCACCAGCTGTGGCAACGGCAAGGTCTGCTACAGAGGAGCCTGCGCTGATAAGAATGCCACCATGCACATCAAG GTGGATGGCCGGTGGGGCAAATGGGGTGCATATGGAGATTGTTCCCGCAGTTGTGGTGGAGGAGTTCAGCTCGCCAAGAGGGAGTGTAACAACCCCGTCCCTGAGAATGGAGGCAAATACTGCTACGGCCTTCGCATCAAATATCGCTCCTGTAACCTCAACCTCTGCCCTGAAACAG gTAAGAGTTTCAGGGAGGAGCAGTGTGAGGCATTCAACGGCTTAAACCTGAACACCAACAGACTGGGTTCTTCTGTGGTGTGGGTTCCCAAATATTCCGGCATCTCTCCCAAGGACAAATGCAAGCTCATCTGCCGTGCTAACGGTACTGGGTACTTCTATGTCCTTGCTCCTAAG GTTGTGGATGGGACGCCCTGCTCTCCTGACACCTCAGCTGTATGTGTTCAGGGAAAATGCATCAAGGCAGGCTGCGATGGCAAGCTGGACTCTAACCAGAAGTTTGACAAGTGTGGCATGTGTGGCGGGGACAACCAGGGCTGTAAGAAAGTCTCAGGACTGTTCACCAAACCTGT TCATGGCTACAACTTTGTGGTGATGCTGCCAGCGGGAGCCTCCAACATTGACATCCGTCAGCGCGGCTATCGAGGAATGGTCAGCGATGAAAACTACTTAGCAGTAAAGAATCAGCGTGGCACGTACCTCCTGAACGGCAACTATGTGGTGTCAGCGGTGGAGCGCGACCTGCTGGTGAAGGGCAGCCTGCTGCGTTACAGTGGCACCTCCACATCTATCGAGATTCTCCGGGCAACCAGACCCTTGCAGGAGCCCCTGACTGTGGAGGTACTCTCTGTCGGGAAGATGACTCCGCCCAGGGTGCGCTACTCTTTCTACGTCTCCAAGGAGAGCAAGGAGgagaaaacactgcagaaagaggagagaagccaCAAAACACATAACAGCGTCCTGATGGACAGCAACAAAGTAGAAGTTAAGAAGCAAGCGATGGGTAAGAGGCCGGTTAGTCACTGGGTGACAGGAAATTGGGATATATGCACAGTGACATGTGGCAACGGTTTTCAGAAGAGGCTGGTGCAGTGCCAGAGCGTGGAGGGGCGTCCTGCAGTGGACTGTGACAGCACCGACAAGCCTGTAGCTATGAGACCATGTGGGGATCCATGCCCCATGTGGGATGTAGGTACCTGGTCTCACTGCTCCAAGTCCTGTGGAAGGGGCTTCAAAAGGCGGTTGGTGCACTGCATTACCGAGACAGGTATGAATCTACCCAGGGAGCACTGCTCTGGACGGAGGAAGCCTCAGGAACTGGACCTCTGCAACCTAAAGCCATGTTAG